In one Phyllostomus discolor isolate MPI-MPIP mPhyDis1 chromosome 8, mPhyDis1.pri.v3, whole genome shotgun sequence genomic region, the following are encoded:
- the LOC114503873 gene encoding C-C motif chemokine 15-like, whose translation MKISAAALPFLILAGALGPLANGAPAHGIMMGKLDHPLVGHGGVHRATDCCPSYTPRNIRCVFMDSYYETSSGCPQPAVIFLTKRGQKVCTDPINERVQECVMKLDPENILDKRLVEEELQ comes from the exons ATGAAGATCTCTGCAgctgccctccccttcctcatcCTTGCTGGTGCCCTTGGACCCCTGGCCAATGGAGCCCCAGCCCATG GTATCATGATGGGCAAACTTGATCACCCCCTAGTCGGGCATGGAG GCGTGCACCGTGCCACTGACTGCTGCCCCTCCTACACCCCACGAAATATCCGATGTGTATTCATGGACAGTTATTACGAAACAAGCAGTGGGTGCCCCCAGCCTGCTGTAAT CTTCTTAACCAAGAGGGGGCAAAAGGTCTGCACCGACCCCATCAATGAGAGAGTTCAGGAATGCGTGATGAAGCTGGACCCAGAAAATATACTGGACAAACGGCTGGTTGAGGAGGAGCTACAATAG